A genomic region of Limnohabitans curvus contains the following coding sequences:
- the mutM gene encoding bifunctional DNA-formamidopyrimidine glycosylase/DNA-(apurinic or apyrimidinic site) lyase — protein sequence MPELPEVEVTRLSFADRIAGARITAVRVGKPLRWPLGCKPEALVGRQVLRVRRRGKYLLVDLDEGLLLWHLGMSGSLRFSDDRSPPQMHDHFDLDTTHGLLRLNDPRRFGAVVYAPSEQSAEAVKLLGHLGVEPLNGGFELEAFQQGLRKRKTAIKQVLLGGALVVGVGNIYASEALFLAGIRPATRADRISRPRAAKLRLATIDVLARAVKKGGSTLRDFSNADGQQGYFQLEAHVYDRAGEPCRVCGTTIRRIQQGQRSTYFCPTCQKP from the coding sequence ATGCCCGAATTACCCGAAGTTGAAGTCACCCGGTTGAGCTTTGCTGATCGCATTGCTGGGGCGCGCATCACGGCGGTTCGGGTGGGCAAGCCACTGCGTTGGCCTTTGGGATGCAAACCTGAAGCGTTGGTGGGGCGCCAGGTGTTACGGGTGCGTCGACGTGGCAAATACCTGCTGGTCGATTTGGATGAAGGGTTGCTGCTGTGGCATTTGGGTATGTCAGGCAGCTTGCGCTTCAGTGATGACCGAAGTCCGCCACAAATGCATGACCACTTCGATTTGGACACAACGCATGGCTTGTTGCGCCTCAATGATCCTCGCCGTTTTGGTGCGGTGGTGTACGCGCCGAGCGAGCAAAGCGCCGAGGCGGTCAAGCTGTTGGGCCACCTAGGCGTCGAGCCATTGAACGGTGGCTTTGAGTTAGAGGCCTTTCAGCAAGGTTTGCGCAAACGCAAAACTGCCATCAAACAAGTGCTGTTGGGTGGCGCACTGGTGGTGGGCGTGGGCAATATTTATGCGTCAGAGGCGCTGTTCTTGGCAGGCATTCGCCCTGCCACACGTGCAGACCGCATCAGTCGCCCACGCGCCGCAAAGCTGCGGTTGGCCACCATTGATGTGTTGGCTCGTGCGGTGAAGAAGGGGGGCAGCACCTTGCGTGACTTCTCAAATGCCGATGGCCAGCAGGGCTACTTTCAACTCGAAGCCCATGTGTATGACCGCGCAGGCGAGCCTTGTCGCGTGTGCGGCACCACCATTCGCCGCATCCAACAAGGCCAACGTTCCACCTATTTCTGCCCCACGTGCCAAAAACCATGA
- the ftsY gene encoding signal recognition particle-docking protein FtsY, whose amino-acid sequence MFSFFKKKITGQPATEATGNSTATPANTSASAAPSEVTPQQMPAERPRASWMARLGQGLRRTGQTISTVFTGTKIDDALYEELETALLMADAGVQATEYLLADLKKRVKDTGATEPSAVKALLAASISQLLKPLEKPLTIGAHKPTIIMVAGVNGAGKTTSIGKLTRHLSDSGASVLLAAADTFRAAAREQLAVWATRNTVEIVSQEGGDPASVSFDAVTAGRARGKDVVLVDTAGRLPTQLHLMEELKKIKRVVQKAEATGPHEVLLVIDGNTGQNALAQVKAFDETLGLTGLIVTKLDGTAKGGVLAAIALWGQGRVAAGGSAVPVYFIGVGEAVEDLETFNAQEFADALLG is encoded by the coding sequence ATGTTTAGCTTCTTCAAGAAAAAAATCACTGGCCAGCCTGCTACCGAAGCAACGGGCAACAGCACAGCCACACCTGCGAACACCTCGGCTAGCGCCGCTCCATCTGAAGTCACACCACAACAGATGCCAGCCGAGCGTCCCCGCGCAAGCTGGATGGCCCGCTTAGGCCAAGGCCTGCGCCGCACCGGCCAAACCATCAGCACCGTGTTCACGGGCACCAAGATTGATGACGCGCTCTATGAAGAACTCGAAACTGCCCTGCTCATGGCCGATGCAGGCGTGCAAGCCACCGAGTATTTGCTGGCCGACTTGAAAAAACGCGTCAAAGACACCGGCGCCACCGAGCCCTCGGCCGTCAAGGCGCTCTTGGCCGCTTCGATTTCCCAACTACTCAAGCCTTTAGAAAAGCCCCTCACCATCGGCGCGCACAAGCCCACCATCATCATGGTGGCTGGCGTCAATGGCGCAGGCAAAACCACCTCGATTGGCAAACTCACCCGCCATTTGAGCGATAGCGGTGCCTCGGTGCTGCTGGCAGCAGCCGACACCTTCCGCGCCGCGGCACGTGAACAGCTCGCCGTTTGGGCCACGCGCAACACGGTGGAAATCGTCAGCCAAGAAGGCGGCGACCCGGCTTCTGTGAGCTTTGATGCCGTCACCGCAGGCCGCGCACGCGGCAAAGACGTGGTGCTGGTCGACACCGCAGGCCGCCTGCCCACGCAGCTGCACCTGATGGAAGAGCTGAAAAAAATCAAACGTGTGGTGCAAAAGGCCGAAGCAACTGGACCGCACGAAGTGTTGCTGGTGATTGACGGCAACACCGGCCAAAACGCCCTCGCGCAAGTGAAGGCGTTTGACGAAACGCTGGGTTTGACCGGCCTCATCGTCACAAAACTCGACGGCACCGCCAAAGGTGGCGTGCTGGCCGCCATTGCGCTTTGGGGCCAAGGCCGTGTGGCAGCGGGGGGCTCGGCCGTGCCTGTGTATTTCATCGGCGTGGGCGAAGCCGTGGAAGACCTGGAAACCTTCAACGCCCAAGAGTTTGCCGACGCCCTCTTGGGCTAA
- a CDS encoding lipoprotein insertase outer membrane protein LolB, with product MRGWFVALLTGFMLLGCTTPSRTAKALSAEQVSQPEWQGRISVEVNGEAPSSMSASFLLRGDAKNGELDLYSPLGTTLGALQWTPQFAQLSDGSKHQYFSSLEELTEKATGAALPIDAIFGWLQGRDVSTTGWTADLSAISQGSLSARRTTPSPEVTLRIKLDQ from the coding sequence ATGCGCGGTTGGTTTGTTGCCTTGCTCACGGGCTTCATGTTGCTTGGCTGCACCACGCCTAGTCGCACCGCCAAAGCCCTGAGCGCTGAACAAGTCAGCCAGCCCGAGTGGCAAGGCCGCATCAGTGTGGAGGTAAACGGCGAAGCCCCCTCGTCAATGAGCGCCAGTTTTCTGTTGCGCGGCGACGCAAAGAATGGCGAGCTTGATTTGTATTCCCCCCTCGGCACCACGCTGGGTGCTTTGCAGTGGACACCCCAATTCGCGCAACTCAGCGATGGCAGCAAACACCAATACTTCAGCTCTTTGGAAGAATTGACAGAGAAAGCCACGGGAGCAGCGCTGCCTATTGATGCCATCTTTGGCTGGCTGCAAGGCCGCGATGTGTCCACCACGGGCTGGACAGCCGACTTGTCAGCCATCTCACAAGGTTCGCTGAGTGCACGCCGCACAACCCCGTCGCCTGAAGTGACGCTGCGCATCAAACTCGACCAGTAA
- a CDS encoding tetratricopeptide repeat protein, producing MGNAQTDGSQAAPNSAITGELLYEILLGELNLRQGEPAAGFSLLLDAARKSNDVQLYDRAVEIALQARSGDGALMAARAWSQAWPQDRKANNQVLQILLALNQVTESLEPLKKELALAPDLERDAVISLIPRHYARVTDKKRATSVVTQALDPYLSQSSTAASAWTTLGRMRISSNDMDGALDAAKKGQSADAKAQGPVLLALELMGKKVSEAEALVTQALRRQEGTELAMSYVRVLIELERYTDASEQLQAITRKDPKLADAWLVLGSLQFEQGQDKLAEASLARYVALATQTPSDNSTRGLTQAQTRRATLLARQGKMSQARELIAKLPANNADEQRSRLLAEVQLLRDHSQWQAAFDLLAANSGDDIDLMYEQAMLAEKLHRIDEMEKLLRAVIAKNPSYYNAYNALGFSLADRNLRLPEAKQLIVKALTFAPDDPFITDSLGWVEFRLGNLTSALSYLQKAYKGRADAEIAAHLGEVLWRMKRQDEAIQIWREGLSTSPNNETLQETLQRLKPAL from the coding sequence ATGGGGAACGCACAAACCGATGGCTCGCAAGCCGCGCCCAACTCAGCCATCACCGGCGAGTTGCTGTACGAGATCTTGTTGGGCGAACTCAATTTACGCCAGGGCGAGCCCGCCGCTGGTTTTTCACTCTTGCTCGATGCGGCTCGCAAGTCCAACGACGTGCAGCTGTATGACCGCGCCGTAGAGATTGCCTTACAAGCCCGCTCGGGCGATGGCGCCTTGATGGCAGCCCGGGCATGGTCGCAAGCCTGGCCACAAGACCGCAAGGCCAACAACCAAGTGCTGCAAATTTTGTTGGCACTCAACCAAGTCACCGAAAGCTTAGAGCCTCTTAAAAAGGAATTGGCCTTGGCGCCGGATCTGGAACGTGACGCCGTGATCAGTCTGATTCCTCGCCACTACGCACGCGTCACCGACAAAAAGCGTGCCACCAGCGTGGTGACGCAAGCGCTTGACCCCTACTTAAGCCAATCAAGCACCGCCGCCTCTGCATGGACCACATTGGGACGCATGCGCATCAGCAGCAACGACATGGACGGCGCACTCGATGCAGCAAAAAAGGGGCAATCCGCCGACGCCAAGGCCCAGGGCCCCGTGTTGTTGGCTTTGGAGTTGATGGGCAAAAAGGTGTCCGAAGCAGAAGCTTTGGTGACACAAGCCCTGCGCCGACAAGAAGGCACAGAGTTGGCCATGAGCTATGTGCGTGTGTTGATTGAATTAGAACGTTACACCGATGCGTCTGAGCAGCTCCAGGCCATCACGCGTAAAGACCCTAAGTTGGCTGATGCTTGGTTGGTGCTGGGTTCGCTGCAATTCGAACAAGGCCAAGACAAACTCGCCGAAGCCTCATTGGCTCGCTATGTGGCATTGGCCACACAAACCCCCTCTGACAACAGCACACGCGGTCTCACGCAAGCGCAAACACGTCGCGCCACCCTGCTTGCTCGCCAAGGCAAGATGTCCCAAGCGCGTGAACTGATTGCCAAGCTACCGGCGAACAATGCGGATGAACAGCGCAGCCGGTTGCTCGCAGAAGTGCAACTCTTACGGGATCACAGCCAATGGCAAGCCGCATTTGACTTGCTCGCCGCCAACAGCGGCGATGACATCGACTTGATGTACGAGCAAGCCATGCTGGCAGAAAAACTTCACCGCATCGACGAGATGGAAAAGCTCTTACGTGCCGTGATTGCCAAAAACCCGAGCTATTACAACGCGTACAACGCGCTAGGATTTTCACTGGCTGATCGCAACTTGCGCTTGCCAGAAGCCAAGCAACTGATCGTCAAGGCTCTGACCTTTGCGCCTGATGACCCTTTCATCACGGACAGCTTGGGCTGGGTCGAGTTCCGTTTGGGCAATCTCACCTCGGCCTTGAGCTATCTGCAAAAGGCCTACAAAGGCCGTGCTGATGCCGAGATTGCGGCCCACCTAGGCGAAGTGCTGTGGCGCATGAAGCGTCAAGACGAGGCCATTCAAATTTGGCGAGAAGGCTTAAGCACGTCACCGAACAACGAGACCTTGCAAGAAACCCTGCAACGCCTCAAACCGGCACTGTGA
- a CDS encoding YfhL family 4Fe-4S dicluster ferredoxin: protein MALMITDECINCDVCEPECPNEAIFLGPEIYEINPDKCTECVGHFDEPQCVQVCPVACIPVNPERVEGRDALLAKFRLLQQSAP, encoded by the coding sequence ATGGCCTTGATGATCACCGACGAATGCATCAACTGCGATGTGTGTGAGCCCGAGTGCCCGAACGAAGCCATCTTCTTAGGGCCAGAAATTTACGAAATCAACCCCGACAAATGCACCGAGTGTGTGGGCCATTTCGACGAACCTCAATGCGTTCAGGTGTGCCCTGTGGCGTGCATTCCTGTGAACCCCGAGCGGGTGGAAGGGCGCGATGCGTTGTTGGCGAAGTTTCGACTGTTGCAACAGTCCGCACCGTAA
- a CDS encoding histidine phosphatase family protein codes for MTDFLLIRHGETAWNRELRFQGQLDVPLNDMGFEQAQRLKTRMVQALGEWQAQGRVPTRLISSDLLRAQQTAQPVAEVLGYSCILNAGLREQCYGMFEGMRSPDIQAQYPEAWQRWLAFDADDAVEGAETARAFHERVIAALQELATQYAGEHVVVVTHGGVLDMVWRHAQALSLSGPRVCDIPNAGLNQVAWRDGALQIQVWADAAHLADLPEQPVYSQKRLLKARGQPHHQTDEQTHANGVA; via the coding sequence GTGACTGATTTTTTGCTCATTCGTCACGGCGAAACCGCATGGAATCGCGAGTTGCGTTTTCAAGGCCAGCTCGATGTGCCGCTCAACGACATGGGCTTTGAACAAGCCCAGCGTTTGAAAACCCGCATGGTGCAAGCTTTGGGTGAATGGCAAGCGCAGGGCCGTGTGCCCACCCGACTCATCAGCAGCGATTTGCTGCGTGCCCAACAAACCGCGCAACCCGTGGCTGAGGTGTTGGGGTACTCTTGTATTTTGAATGCTGGCCTGCGCGAGCAGTGCTATGGCATGTTTGAAGGCATGCGCAGCCCCGATATTCAAGCTCAATATCCTGAGGCGTGGCAGCGCTGGTTGGCTTTTGATGCCGATGATGCGGTGGAGGGAGCAGAAACCGCGCGTGCGTTTCATGAGCGCGTGATTGCCGCGCTACAAGAGTTGGCGACCCAATACGCCGGTGAGCATGTGGTGGTGGTCACGCACGGTGGCGTGCTCGACATGGTGTGGCGTCATGCGCAAGCCTTGTCACTCAGTGGCCCGCGTGTGTGTGATATTCCCAACGCAGGTTTGAATCAAGTGGCTTGGCGTGATGGTGCGCTGCAGATTCAAGTGTGGGCTGATGCCGCACATTTGGCAGATTTACCTGAGCAGCCGGTCTACAGTCAAAAGCGCTTACTCAAAGCCCGTGGCCAGCCGCACCACCAAACGGATGAGCAAACACACGCCAACGGTGTGGCCTAA
- a CDS encoding 50S ribosomal protein L25/general stress protein Ctc — protein MKFVAFERAKQGTGASRRLRITGRTPGIVYGGTAEPTLIELDHNALWHALKKEAFHASVLQMEHAGKTTEVLLRDVQYHPFKQLVLHIDFQRIDANTKMKKKVPLHYSGEENSPAVKVDQCLINHIATELEISCMPKDLPEFIAVDLSNLTKGHSLHAKDITLPAGVTVVAPGSSNPVLVAVVATKAEAPTPQEAAAAAGDNKKKK, from the coding sequence ATGAAATTTGTCGCTTTTGAGCGCGCTAAGCAGGGAACGGGTGCGAGCCGCCGTCTGCGTATCACTGGCCGTACACCTGGCATCGTCTATGGTGGCACCGCTGAACCCACATTGATCGAACTCGATCACAACGCTTTGTGGCACGCCTTGAAGAAAGAAGCTTTCCACGCTTCTGTCTTGCAGATGGAACACGCCGGCAAAACAACCGAAGTGTTGTTGCGCGACGTGCAATACCACCCCTTCAAGCAACTCGTCTTGCACATCGACTTCCAACGCATCGATGCCAACACCAAGATGAAGAAAAAAGTGCCTTTGCACTACTCTGGCGAAGAAAACTCTCCAGCTGTGAAAGTTGACCAATGCTTGATCAACCACATCGCCACTGAACTGGAAATCTCTTGCATGCCAAAAGATTTGCCAGAGTTCATCGCTGTGGACTTGAGCAACTTGACCAAAGGTCACTCTTTGCACGCCAAAGACATCACCCTGCCCGCAGGCGTGACCGTTGTGGCGCCTGGCAGCTCCAACCCTGTGTTGGTCGCTGTGGTGGCAACAAAAGCTGAGGCACCTACACCTCAAGAAGCCGCCGCTGCTGCTGGCGACAACAAAAAGAAGAAGTAA
- a CDS encoding ribose-phosphate pyrophosphokinase translates to MMSNHTPDFMVFTGNANPTLAAEIATHLGIEVGAAHVGRFSDGEVTVEINQNVRARDVFVVQSTCAPTNESLMELLIMVDALKRASAERISAVIPYFGYARQDRRPRSSRVPISAKLVADLLQTAGVARVLTMDLHADQIQGFFDIPVDNIYASPVLLGDLRTKNYEDLIVVSPDVGGVVRARALAKQLGCDLAIIDKRRPKANVSEVMNVIGDIEGRNCVIMDDMIDTAGTLVKAAEVLKTRGAKKVYAYCTHPIFSGPAIERIAKGDALDEVVVTNTIPLSEAGRACKKIRQLTVAPLIAETIQRIASGESVMSLFSDQDQLF, encoded by the coding sequence ATCATGTCGAACCACACCCCCGACTTCATGGTCTTTACCGGCAACGCCAATCCAACCTTGGCCGCCGAAATTGCAACCCACCTCGGTATCGAAGTTGGTGCAGCCCATGTGGGTCGCTTCTCTGACGGCGAAGTCACCGTCGAAATCAACCAAAACGTGCGTGCCCGCGATGTATTCGTGGTGCAAAGCACTTGCGCCCCCACCAACGAAAGCTTGATGGAATTGCTGATCATGGTCGACGCGTTGAAGCGCGCCTCAGCAGAGCGTATCAGCGCGGTCATCCCGTACTTCGGCTACGCCCGTCAAGACCGTCGCCCACGTTCAAGCCGCGTGCCAATCTCTGCCAAACTGGTGGCAGATTTGCTGCAAACCGCTGGCGTAGCCCGTGTGTTGACGATGGACTTGCACGCTGACCAAATTCAAGGTTTCTTCGACATCCCCGTCGACAACATCTACGCCTCCCCTGTTTTGTTGGGCGACTTACGTACGAAAAACTACGAAGACCTGATCGTGGTGTCACCCGATGTAGGTGGCGTGGTGCGTGCCCGCGCTTTGGCCAAGCAACTCGGTTGCGATTTGGCCATCATCGACAAGCGTCGCCCCAAAGCCAACGTGTCTGAAGTGATGAACGTCATTGGTGACATCGAAGGCCGCAACTGCGTGATCATGGACGACATGATCGACACAGCAGGCACTTTGGTGAAAGCCGCTGAAGTCTTGAAAACGCGTGGTGCCAAAAAGGTTTACGCCTATTGCACACACCCCATCTTCTCTGGCCCTGCGATTGAACGCATTGCCAAAGGCGATGCCCTCGACGAAGTGGTGGTGACCAACACCATTCCTTTGAGCGAAGCTGGCCGCGCCTGCAAAAAAATTCGCCAACTCACCGTGGCTCCGTTGATCGCCGAAACGATCCAACGCATTGCCAGCGGCGAGTCGGTCATGAGTTTGTTCTCCGACCAAGACCAGCTGTTCTAA
- the coaD gene encoding pantetheine-phosphate adenylyltransferase: MSKQVVAIYPGTFDPISLGHEDIVLRAAAMFDKVILAVATAHHKKALFTLDERMDMAREAMAAYPQVEVVPFTGLARDFVRSHNATVMVRGVRTVTDFDYEFQLAGMNRELMPEVETVFLTPSAKYQFISSTFVREISLLGAGDDGQNLVSAGVYERLLAKRAAK, translated from the coding sequence ATGTCCAAGCAAGTTGTGGCCATTTATCCCGGCACCTTTGACCCCATCAGCTTGGGCCATGAAGACATCGTGTTGCGGGCCGCTGCCATGTTTGACAAAGTCATCTTGGCGGTGGCTACCGCCCACCACAAGAAAGCCTTGTTCACCTTGGACGAGCGCATGGACATGGCGCGTGAGGCGATGGCCGCATACCCTCAAGTGGAAGTGGTGCCCTTCACCGGCTTGGCCCGCGACTTTGTGCGCAGCCACAACGCCACCGTGATGGTGCGCGGTGTGCGCACCGTGACTGACTTTGACTACGAGTTTCAACTCGCCGGCATGAACCGTGAGCTGATGCCTGAGGTCGAAACCGTGTTTCTCACCCCTAGTGCCAAATACCAATTCATTTCAAGCACCTTTGTGCGCGAAATCTCTTTGCTGGGCGCGGGTGATGATGGTCAGAACTTGGTGTCGGCAGGTGTGTATGAGCGTTTGTTGGCCAAGCGTGCCGCGAAGTGA
- the pth gene encoding aminoacyl-tRNA hydrolase encodes MIKLIVGLGNPGTEYEATRHNAGFWWIDTVARDLKVTLQPDRAYHGLVARTSVKGENVWLLEPQTFMNLSGKSVGALARFFKIQPQEILVVHDELDITPGEAKLKLGGSHAGHNGLRDIHAQLGTDQYWRLRIGIGHPGVKSEVANWVLKKPAPDQRTAIEDCITRTSLALPHLLAGDMVKATQMIHTAKPPRPKPPRPATLPGTEKTGATHAETTPTQGTDAS; translated from the coding sequence ATGATCAAGCTCATTGTTGGCCTGGGCAACCCCGGCACTGAATACGAAGCCACGCGCCACAACGCAGGCTTTTGGTGGATAGACACCGTGGCACGCGACCTCAAGGTCACGCTGCAACCTGACCGCGCGTACCACGGCTTGGTGGCACGCACTTCGGTCAAAGGCGAGAACGTGTGGCTGCTAGAGCCCCAAACCTTCATGAACCTCTCGGGCAAATCGGTGGGGGCGTTGGCACGCTTCTTCAAAATTCAGCCACAAGAAATTTTGGTGGTCCACGACGAGTTGGACATCACGCCTGGCGAAGCCAAACTCAAACTCGGAGGCAGCCATGCGGGCCACAATGGTTTACGCGACATCCATGCACAGCTCGGCACAGACCAATACTGGCGACTGCGCATTGGCATTGGCCACCCCGGTGTGAAATCAGAGGTTGCGAATTGGGTGCTGAAAAAACCAGCCCCCGACCAACGTACCGCCATTGAAGACTGCATCACACGCACCAGCTTGGCCTTGCCGCATTTGCTTGCGGGCGACATGGTGAAAGCCACGCAAATGATTCACACAGCCAAGCCGCCCCGGCCCAAACCACCTCGGCCGGCCACGCTGCCTGGCACTGAGAAGACAGGGGCTACCCATGCAGAAACAACGCCAACCCAAGGGACTGACGCCAGCTGA
- the rsmD gene encoding 16S rRNA (guanine(966)-N(2))-methyltransferase RsmD, translating into MKTRTPQSFNAPPAKPVVEKRHKGAGEVRIIGGEWRRTKLPVALKPGLRPTPDRVRETLFNWLGQSLLGWRCVDPFAGTGALGLEAASRGAAHVQVCELDPALVAQLSTQVNRLKATNVHVLRTDGVACLKQLSAASVDLIFIDPPFDGGLFEPALQAAAKAVKADGYVYLEAPVAWTDEQLEPMGLMLHRHLKAGAVHAHLLRRIA; encoded by the coding sequence ATGAAAACCCGCACACCACAATCTTTCAATGCCCCCCCCGCCAAACCCGTCGTTGAAAAACGGCACAAAGGTGCAGGCGAGGTGCGCATCATCGGCGGCGAATGGCGCCGCACCAAACTGCCCGTGGCCTTAAAGCCCGGCCTGCGCCCCACGCCCGACCGCGTGCGCGAGACCTTGTTCAACTGGCTGGGCCAGTCGCTGCTGGGCTGGCGCTGTGTGGACCCATTTGCGGGCACAGGCGCTTTGGGCCTTGAAGCTGCTTCACGCGGCGCAGCCCATGTGCAGGTGTGTGAACTCGACCCCGCTTTGGTGGCGCAACTCAGCACCCAAGTAAACCGCCTTAAGGCCACCAACGTACATGTGCTTCGCACCGATGGCGTGGCCTGTCTGAAGCAGCTCAGCGCAGCGAGCGTGGATTTGATCTTCATCGACCCGCCGTTTGATGGCGGGTTGTTTGAGCCCGCGTTGCAAGCTGCCGCCAAAGCGGTGAAGGCCGATGGCTATGTGTACCTCGAAGCCCCTGTGGCGTGGACGGACGAGCAGCTTGAGCCCATGGGCCTCATGCTGCACCGCCACCTCAAGGCCGGTGCGGTGCACGCGCACTTGCTGCGCCGGATTGCATAA
- the ispE gene encoding 4-(cytidine 5'-diphospho)-2-C-methyl-D-erythritol kinase yields the protein MRSLHHLLAPAKLNLFLHITGRRDDGYHLLQSVFMLIDWCDTLHFDVRDDGLITREDLTLALPADDLVTRAARALQQASGTTLGAHIAIEKHIPAQAGMGGGSSDAATTLLALNRLWGLNWPLPKLMPLGLTLGADVPFFMGGHNAWVEGIGEKITPIQLPESRFVVVKPNAGLETAKIFRHPELQRATETATMPVFAVDPYGFGRNDLQPVAQALCPEITEALQWLGSFGLSPRMTGSGSAVFAKLPNGLLINSAPRDWQIRICSNMAVHPQAGWAASES from the coding sequence ATGCGCTCGCTCCACCACCTTTTAGCCCCAGCCAAGCTCAACCTGTTTTTGCACATCACAGGCCGACGCGACGACGGTTATCACTTGCTGCAGTCCGTCTTCATGTTGATCGACTGGTGCGACACCCTGCACTTTGATGTACGCGACGACGGCCTGATCACGCGCGAAGACCTCACCCTGGCACTACCCGCAGACGATTTGGTCACGCGCGCCGCACGCGCGCTGCAACAAGCCAGCGGGACCACGTTGGGTGCGCACATCGCCATTGAAAAACACATCCCTGCGCAAGCTGGCATGGGTGGTGGCTCGTCTGATGCAGCCACCACGTTGTTGGCACTCAACCGTTTGTGGGGCTTGAATTGGCCGCTGCCCAAGCTCATGCCGTTGGGACTCACTTTGGGTGCAGATGTGCCGTTTTTCATGGGTGGCCACAACGCTTGGGTAGAGGGTATTGGCGAAAAAATCACACCGATTCAGCTGCCCGAAAGTCGCTTTGTGGTGGTCAAACCGAACGCCGGTTTAGAGACTGCAAAAATTTTTCGTCACCCAGAGCTGCAACGCGCTACAGAAACTGCTACAATGCCGGTCTTCGCTGTTGATCCTTACGGTTTCGGTCGTAACGATTTGCAGCCAGTCGCTCAAGCGCTGTGCCCAGAAATAACCGAAGCCCTTCAGTGGTTAGGTTCTTTTGGATTAAGCCCACGTATGACCGGTTCTGGCAGCGCAGTGTTTGCCAAGTTACCCAACGGCTTGCTGATTAACTCAGCACCACGCGACTGGCAAATACGAATATGCAGCAATATGGCAGTTCATCCACAAGCGGGGTGGGCAGCCAGCGAAAGTTAA